In Candidatus Defluviibacterium haderslevense, the following are encoded in one genomic region:
- the sprA gene encoding cell surface protein SprA, with the protein MRKLVLYTLLSVLFNHIILAGGRELPDLFEETHFSISDTIPAKNVKNGSGGEQDTNPFDLKDPKIIENTVEYDAESGEYRTNQKIGSEFYRPSSYMSFDEYMKFKSRQQDKEYMKSLAGISTSKKTNIGVVDPVTKIEIKRNLADRLFGGLGIQIEPKGSVDLTLGGYYNFNDIPNLSYRQKRNYGPKFDMDIQMEVVGNIGDKLKLNTSLNTQSSFDFENKIKLNYDSEKFSEDDIIKKIEAGNVSLPLRSTLIQGSQNLFGFKTDWQFGHLRLTGIVSQQKSKQESIKTKGGGVVQDFVIRPDNYDENRNFFLSHYNRNTYEEALAYLPEINSQFKIKDLEVWITEDVQNSRETEVRDIVALTDLGVPDGLPFDMDSLNFNKFIPGRAVPRDLNGRPLVTNTSNSLLDKILSDTLNRELNKVVGVLSDPAGLNLQQGRDFEKVRAKRLNSTEYTYNADLGFISLRIRPRPNQILAVSYHYTYNGKQQDPRTGANFKVGEFSSEIKSDSLRYRVLFTKLLKSSSQSVTLPSYDLMMKNVYPIGGYNLNQTDFNFDIFYESKDGIAKRFIPEIDGYPLLNLFRLDNLNKSGDPQPDGVFDWVPAQTIIPATGSVIFPVLEPFGSSLKKLLSNVIIPFDQAKVDSLFNKYSYQELYNSSLTTARQNLQSNQFLLKGNFKSGKSNEISLNTFSSDPNLKIIVKAGALALVEGVDYTVDRNLGKVTILNDAYLQGDASITVDFENNSLFSFQTKTMLGLRAEYSKRKDFYVGTTYMRLFEKPYTQKVNLGDDPINNTIYGIDFGLNKSAPWLTRALDKLPLYSTKEDSKWSLQAEAALLQPGHSRAINQTGSDGGVIYIDDFEGSATGIGLFYNPTQWLLASAPLKDSENSAFRGVNSKNDLYTSANRALLSWYRIDDYARTSNQGNDSYSRIVQESDIFPNRQRPIGYFGEVTFDLTYYPREKGPYNYDIPNGLKDSLGNFITAGINDKYQLNSPETRWGGIMSKLNTNDFEANNVEYIDFWVLNPFLSKFDNSPISNSGKLILQLGNFSEDIFKDGYQQFENGLPTSNLNLPISTTNFGRISRKPPITGNFDNDNRSAQDIGFDGLNSINTSVPNGELSYFSNYVEKIRGFVAANILDSIAKDPSNDDYLSYRSSKLDNEPSIIKKYKRYNMPEGNAQIDPGNNISTAYTNTPDQEDVNNDKSLNELESYYNYPIDIVNDNNQINIASAKFITETINPVSNPKETWYHFRIPINQYKDSVGQISDFRSIQSMRLLLTGFDEEVTFRMIKFQLGRNTWRRYVDKERSCIIDAPDEALILDKVDIEENSGKLPFNYVVPKGIDRERFYGTTAADLFQNESSLLLRKNNFLPNCEQSVYKIIDLDIRKYKRVKLFVHGESSQDLVPGDAKIFLRFGKDFTNNYYEYEIPLRLSNKSVLPGNTTYVDSVWLAENEFDFPLQLLVDLKNKRGVLDSFSMADPDKPNNRVTIKGNPTIGLVRGVQMGMRNSTNQAFTDLEVWFNELRLIGLDEKGGFATVARGELQLADLGSISMAGNYSTVGWGGLDQKLDQRALDEILQYDATTTLELGKFIPKKVNIALPFSAQYSSGTRTPQYDPNDTDVKLKDKLNSAAGKSERDSIKDRAIDYAETRSFAFNNVRRNKTGNSKAKPWDIENISLSYGQSTSLKHNPVVSEDKLQTKQGSIDYNFSLTPKYIEPFKKIVKNKNLKIISDFNFNLIPNSLSVRNNLDRKYGKRVYRFAAPKYSTWEDVKFGWGRDYTLNWDFTRLLKFNFTAQNDAIVDEITYNPLKQGYINPLTNRVASVEDKKPFVRKNISNFGRTKDYRHTMTLSYSLPTRSIPFLDWVQVRGQYAANYSWSAGSLNSIDTLGSVIGNGQNLSVSGEFNLVNFYNKIKYFKRINGENSSSGRFRNSQNRTPVKPSNKKDKLNGKDKQQDTPRELSILEKVVVRPLLLVRKIQLNYSENKSTIIPGFMQNTELLGMNKSFSAPGWDFVAGFQPDFSKGKWLDQAAAKGWISPNKFFSREMIQRKSTTGSAKLKLELFKEFNIDLNIDRNYVKDHTEAFKRDEVFGTPDFAFQHFTPFDNGQYTITYISVQTLFNKDIDKVFEEFSNNRTKISKRIGDQYGITNPSKNSPQYRDGFLGDHQDVILPAFLATYTKTDPDKVNLNVFKTIPLPNWQINYTGLSRLGLMKNLFQDFSIRHAYSNKMSMNSYRTNLDYKEDQNGLPTTRKQDTLNGSYFAKLEIPEVSINESFSPLIGVNIKTKGGIELGLDVNRNRNLQLKSAIDGQLDERNTKNYTFKAGYVLKNVYLNFLPGVKKEKKLNKKSKKKKGDPLEETAIKPKGNDMQFNLDIGIQDDITKIHVLDDNTKSQVINGSKTISISPSVLYNVNKNLNLKIFLDYRKQTPYASGQYKTLSYNGGITIQFLLN; encoded by the coding sequence ATGAGAAAATTGGTTTTATACACATTGTTAAGTGTTTTATTTAATCACATAATTTTAGCTGGAGGGAGAGAACTTCCTGATCTTTTTGAAGAAACCCATTTTAGTATTTCAGATACCATTCCTGCTAAAAATGTAAAAAATGGGTCGGGAGGCGAACAGGATACCAATCCTTTTGACCTAAAGGACCCAAAAATTATTGAGAACACCGTTGAATATGATGCTGAAAGTGGTGAATATAGGACCAATCAAAAGATAGGATCAGAATTCTACAGGCCCTCATCTTATATGAGTTTTGATGAATATATGAAGTTTAAGTCCAGGCAACAGGATAAGGAATATATGAAAAGTCTAGCAGGAATATCTACATCTAAAAAAACAAACATTGGCGTTGTAGACCCTGTAACGAAAATTGAAATTAAAAGAAATTTAGCAGATCGCCTTTTTGGAGGATTGGGTATTCAAATAGAACCCAAAGGAAGCGTAGACCTTACTTTAGGTGGATATTATAATTTTAATGATATACCCAATTTATCCTATCGTCAAAAGCGCAATTATGGGCCTAAATTCGATATGGATATACAAATGGAAGTAGTAGGAAATATTGGTGATAAGCTCAAATTAAATACCAGTCTTAATACTCAATCCAGTTTTGATTTTGAAAATAAAATCAAATTGAATTATGATAGTGAGAAGTTTTCAGAGGATGACATCATAAAGAAAATCGAAGCAGGTAATGTAAGTCTTCCACTTAGATCTACTTTAATACAAGGTAGCCAAAATTTATTTGGTTTTAAGACAGATTGGCAGTTTGGGCATTTAAGACTTACAGGTATTGTGTCACAACAAAAGTCCAAACAAGAAAGTATTAAAACCAAAGGTGGTGGTGTCGTTCAGGATTTTGTGATACGTCCGGATAATTACGATGAAAACAGAAATTTTTTTCTAAGTCATTATAACAGAAATACTTATGAAGAAGCTTTAGCATATTTGCCAGAAATAAATAGCCAATTTAAGATCAAAGATCTTGAAGTTTGGATTACTGAAGATGTTCAGAATTCAAGAGAAACTGAAGTTAGAGATATTGTCGCTTTAACTGATTTAGGGGTACCAGATGGCTTACCCTTTGATATGGATTCCCTTAATTTTAATAAATTTATCCCTGGAAGGGCTGTTCCAAGAGATCTTAACGGAAGACCATTGGTAACAAATACTTCAAATAGTTTACTAGATAAAATACTCAGTGATACATTAAATAGAGAACTGAATAAAGTCGTTGGTGTATTATCCGATCCAGCAGGATTAAACTTACAACAAGGTAGAGATTTCGAAAAAGTTAGAGCTAAGAGGTTAAATTCAACAGAATATACCTATAATGCCGATTTAGGATTTATTTCTTTAAGGATCAGACCAAGACCGAATCAAATCTTAGCCGTTTCTTATCATTATACCTATAATGGCAAACAACAAGACCCACGAACCGGAGCTAATTTTAAGGTAGGTGAATTTTCATCTGAAATAAAATCTGATTCTTTAAGATACAGAGTGCTGTTTACCAAATTATTAAAATCTAGCAGTCAATCTGTTACCTTACCTTCTTATGATCTTATGATGAAAAATGTATATCCGATAGGAGGGTACAATTTAAATCAGACGGATTTCAATTTTGATATTTTTTATGAATCAAAAGATGGTATAGCGAAACGATTTATTCCCGAAATTGACGGATATCCCTTGCTGAATCTGTTTCGATTAGACAATCTAAATAAATCCGGAGACCCCCAACCTGATGGGGTATTCGATTGGGTACCTGCACAAACGATCATTCCAGCGACAGGAAGTGTCATTTTTCCAGTACTTGAACCGTTTGGTTCTTCTTTGAAAAAATTGTTGTCAAATGTCATTATCCCTTTTGATCAGGCCAAAGTTGATTCTTTATTTAATAAATACAGTTATCAAGAATTGTACAATAGTTCACTGACTACAGCCCGCCAAAACTTACAATCCAATCAATTTTTGCTTAAGGGTAATTTTAAATCCGGCAAATCCAATGAAATTTCCCTGAATACTTTTAGTTCTGATCCTAATCTTAAAATTATAGTAAAAGCTGGTGCTTTGGCTTTAGTAGAAGGTGTGGATTATACCGTAGACAGAAATCTTGGCAAAGTAACCATATTAAATGATGCCTATCTCCAAGGAGATGCGAGTATAACAGTTGATTTTGAAAATAATTCCCTCTTCAGTTTTCAAACAAAAACGATGCTGGGGCTAAGAGCTGAATATTCTAAAAGAAAGGATTTTTATGTTGGTACTACATACATGCGACTTTTCGAAAAACCATATACACAAAAAGTTAATTTGGGGGATGATCCAATCAATAATACAATATATGGAATTGATTTTGGGCTTAATAAATCAGCCCCATGGCTGACTAGGGCGTTGGATAAACTTCCGCTGTATAGTACTAAAGAAGATTCTAAATGGTCCCTTCAAGCTGAAGCCGCTTTATTGCAACCAGGTCACTCCAGAGCAATAAACCAGACAGGTAGTGATGGAGGTGTAATTTATATTGATGATTTTGAAGGAAGCGCTACAGGCATTGGTTTATTCTATAATCCAACTCAATGGTTATTGGCTTCAGCACCATTGAAAGATTCTGAAAATTCTGCTTTTAGGGGTGTTAATTCTAAAAATGATCTCTATACTTCAGCAAATAGAGCTTTATTAAGTTGGTATCGGATAGATGATTATGCTCGAACAAGCAACCAAGGAAATGATTCCTATTCGCGAATAGTCCAGGAGTCGGATATTTTTCCAAACAGACAAAGACCCATAGGATATTTCGGTGAAGTAACATTTGATCTTACCTATTATCCAAGAGAAAAAGGCCCTTATAATTATGATATTCCCAATGGTCTTAAGGATAGTTTGGGAAATTTTATAACGGCTGGAATAAATGATAAATATCAATTGAATAGTCCTGAAACCAGATGGGGAGGAATTATGTCAAAATTGAATACTAATGATTTTGAAGCTAACAATGTAGAGTATATTGATTTTTGGGTTTTGAATCCATTCTTGAGTAAATTTGACAATAGTCCGATATCCAATTCAGGTAAACTAATCCTGCAATTAGGAAATTTTTCTGAAGATATTTTTAAAGACGGATATCAACAATTCGAAAATGGTTTACCAACTTCTAATTTGAATTTACCTATTAGTACAACTAATTTTGGCAGGATCAGTCGTAAACCACCCATCACTGGTAATTTTGATAACGATAATAGAAGTGCACAAGATATAGGGTTCGATGGACTAAATAGTATTAATACCAGTGTTCCAAATGGAGAATTAAGTTATTTTTCAAACTATGTTGAAAAAATAAGAGGATTTGTGGCGGCTAATATTTTAGATTCAATAGCAAAAGATCCCTCCAACGATGATTATCTTTCATACAGATCTAGTAAATTAGATAACGAACCTTCCATCATAAAGAAATATAAACGCTATAATATGCCTGAAGGAAATGCCCAAATTGATCCAGGTAATAATATTTCAACAGCATATACTAACACTCCTGATCAAGAGGATGTAAACAATGATAAATCATTAAATGAATTAGAATCATATTATAACTATCCAATTGACATTGTTAATGATAATAATCAAATTAATATTGCAAGTGCAAAGTTTATTACAGAAACAATTAACCCTGTTTCAAATCCAAAAGAGACATGGTACCATTTTAGAATTCCAATAAATCAATATAAAGACAGTGTGGGTCAGATCAGTGATTTTAGATCGATTCAAAGTATGAGATTATTACTTACCGGATTTGATGAAGAAGTAACGTTTAGAATGATTAAATTCCAATTGGGTAGAAATACTTGGAGAAGATACGTAGATAAAGAACGAAGTTGTATTATTGATGCCCCAGATGAGGCACTCATTTTAGATAAGGTTGATATTGAAGAAAATTCCGGAAAACTACCATTTAATTATGTAGTACCTAAAGGAATAGACAGAGAACGATTTTATGGAACCACTGCAGCTGATCTTTTCCAAAATGAAAGTAGTTTGTTATTGCGTAAAAATAATTTTTTACCAAATTGTGAACAATCAGTTTATAAAATTATTGACCTGGATATTCGAAAATACAAACGAGTTAAATTATTTGTTCATGGTGAAAGTTCTCAAGATTTAGTCCCTGGTGATGCAAAAATATTTTTAAGGTTTGGAAAGGATTTTACTAATAATTATTACGAATATGAAATTCCATTAAGACTTTCAAATAAAAGTGTTTTGCCAGGTAACACGACATATGTCGATAGTGTGTGGCTTGCTGAAAATGAATTTGATTTTCCATTGCAGTTATTAGTTGATTTAAAAAACAAAAGAGGAGTATTAGATTCTTTTTCAATGGCTGACCCTGATAAACCAAATAATAGAGTAACAATAAAAGGAAACCCAACAATTGGTTTAGTTAGAGGTGTACAAATGGGAATGAGAAATAGTACGAATCAAGCATTTACGGATCTTGAAGTTTGGTTTAATGAATTGAGATTAATAGGACTGGACGAAAAAGGTGGTTTTGCTACAGTTGCAAGAGGAGAATTGCAATTAGCAGATTTAGGCTCTATCAGTATGGCCGGTAATTATTCCACTGTAGGATGGGGAGGCTTAGATCAGAAGTTAGATCAAAGAGCATTAGATGAGATCCTACAATATGATGCTACTACAACATTGGAGTTAGGAAAATTTATTCCCAAAAAAGTAAATATTGCATTACCCTTTAGCGCTCAATATTCCAGTGGAACAAGAACTCCCCAATATGATCCTAATGATACAGATGTCAAGTTGAAGGATAAATTAAATTCAGCAGCAGGAAAATCGGAAAGGGATTCCATTAAAGATAGAGCCATAGATTATGCAGAAACGAGAAGTTTTGCATTCAACAATGTTAGAAGAAATAAAACTGGAAATAGTAAGGCCAAGCCATGGGACATTGAAAACATTAGTTTAAGTTATGGTCAATCCACATCGTTAAAACATAATCCAGTTGTTTCCGAGGATAAACTACAAACCAAGCAAGGTAGTATTGATTATAATTTCAGTTTGACACCTAAATATATTGAACCATTCAAAAAAATTGTAAAAAATAAAAATTTGAAAATCATTTCAGATTTTAATTTTAATTTAATACCCAATTCACTTTCAGTTAGGAATAATTTAGATAGAAAATATGGAAAAAGAGTGTATCGTTTCGCAGCACCAAAATATAGTACATGGGAGGATGTAAAATTTGGATGGGGAAGAGATTATACTTTGAATTGGGATTTCACGAGACTGTTGAAATTTAATTTTACAGCTCAAAATGATGCAATCGTTGACGAAATTACCTACAATCCGCTTAAACAAGGTTATATAAATCCATTAACAAATAGAGTTGCTTCTGTTGAAGATAAAAAACCATTTGTTAGAAAAAATATTAGTAATTTCGGTAGGACAAAAGATTATAGACACACTATGACATTATCTTATTCATTGCCAACCAGGTCTATTCCATTTTTAGATTGGGTTCAAGTGAGAGGGCAGTATGCTGCTAATTATAGTTGGTCTGCTGGATCTTTGAATTCTATTGATACACTCGGAAGTGTGATTGGAAATGGGCAGAATTTATCTGTTAGTGGTGAATTTAATTTAGTTAATTTTTATAATAAGATAAAATATTTTAAGAGAATTAATGGAGAAAATAGTTCTTCTGGAAGATTTAGAAATTCCCAAAATAGAACCCCTGTTAAGCCTTCTAATAAAAAAGATAAATTGAATGGAAAGGATAAACAACAAGATACACCTAGAGAACTGAGTATATTGGAGAAAGTTGTTGTTCGACCATTATTATTGGTGCGCAAAATTCAACTCAACTATTCTGAAAATAAATCAACCATTATTCCAGGGTTTATGCAAAACACAGAATTACTTGGAATGAATAAAAGCTTTAGTGCACCTGGATGGGATTTTGTTGCGGGTTTTCAACCAGACTTTAGTAAGGGTAAATGGTTGGATCAAGCAGCGGCAAAAGGTTGGATTTCTCCGAATAAATTTTTTAGTCGAGAGATGATTCAAAGGAAAAGCACCACAGGAAGTGCAAAACTAAAATTAGAATTATTCAAGGAATTTAATATTGATTTGAATATAGATCGCAATTATGTAAAAGATCATACTGAAGCATTTAAGAGAGATGAGGTATTTGGTACTCCTGATTTTGCTTTTCAACATTTTACGCCATTTGATAATGGTCAATACACGATAACATATATTTCTGTTCAAACTTTATTTAATAAAGACATAGACAAAGTTTTTGAAGAATTTTCTAATAATAGAACGAAAATATCAAAGAGAATTGGAGACCAGTATGGTATTACCAATCCAAGTAAGAATAGTCCTCAATATAGAGATGGATTCCTTGGAGATCATCAGGATGTCATCCTTCCAGCATTTTTGGCAACTTATACTAAAACAGATCCAGACAAAGTGAATCTGAATGTATTTAAAACGATACCACTTCCAAATTGGCAAATTAATTATACTGGATTATCCAGATTGGGGCTTATGAAAAATTTATTCCAAGATTTCAGCATACGACATGCTTATAGTAATAAAATGTCTATGAATAGTTATAGAACGAATCTGGATTATAAAGAAGACCAAAATGGATTACCAACGACCAGAAAACAGGACACTTTAAATGGTTCATATTTTGCTAAATTGGAAATTCCCGAAGTATCTATTAATGAATCATTTAGTCCATTGATTGGAGTAAATATTAAAACTAAAGGGGGAATAGAACTTGGTTTGGATGTTAATCGGAATCGAAATTTACAATTGAAAAGTGCTATAGATGGACAATTGGATGAGCGAAATACAAAGAACTATACATTTAAAGCCGGATATGTGTTAAAAAATGTCTATTTGAATTTCTTGCCTGGAGTTAAAAAAGAGAAAAAACTTAATAAGAAAAGTAAAAAGAAGAAAGGTGATCCATTAGAAGAAACTGCAATTAAACCCAAGGGTAATGATATGCAATTTAATCTTGATATTGGTATTCAGGACGACATTACTAAAATCCATGTGCTAGATGATAATACAAAAAGTCAGGTGATCAATGGTTCAAAAACTATAAGCATTTCTCCTTCAGTACTATATAATGTCAACAAAAATCTAAATTTAAAAATATTTTTAGATTATAGAAAACAGACGCCATATGCATCTGGACAATACAAAACGCTTAGCTATAATGGGGGTATAACAATTCAGTTTTTATTGAATTGA
- the ruvA gene encoding Holliday junction branch migration protein RuvA: MISYIKGQIVVCQPTNLIIEAGGIGYQVFISLQTYTEVSKLKEAKILTYYHVKEDGHSLYGFYTEEERYLFVHLISVNGVGPNTARLILSSMEPFMIKQAIILGDDLSFKRVKGIGPKTAQRIIIDLKDKLTKENQDMGQLKGAIAPVKQEALSALLALGFIRVQIEQGLKQIPDIEANEMSVEALIKLALKKLA; encoded by the coding sequence ATGATATCGTATATTAAGGGTCAAATTGTTGTTTGTCAACCTACCAATTTAATAATTGAAGCAGGTGGGATTGGTTATCAGGTTTTTATAAGCCTGCAGACCTACACTGAAGTGTCCAAACTGAAAGAAGCAAAGATATTGACCTATTATCATGTTAAAGAAGATGGACATAGTTTGTATGGTTTTTACACTGAAGAGGAAAGATATCTATTTGTGCATTTAATCTCAGTAAATGGTGTTGGGCCTAATACTGCAAGGTTAATACTATCATCTATGGAGCCTTTCATGATTAAACAGGCTATTATTTTGGGTGATGACTTAAGTTTTAAACGAGTTAAAGGAATTGGACCTAAAACAGCTCAACGAATCATTATTGATCTAAAGGACAAGTTGACAAAAGAAAATCAAGATATGGGTCAGTTGAAAGGAGCAATTGCTCCAGTTAAGCAGGAGGCATTGTCGGCGCTCCTGGCACTAGGCTTTATCCGTGTTCAAATAGAACAGGGACTTAAGCAAATCCCAGACATAGAAGCTAATGAAATGTCTGTTGAGGCGCTCATCAAGTTAGCGCTAAAAAAATTGGCATAA
- a CDS encoding BatA domain-containing protein yields the protein MQFLFPGILWGLFLLIIPIIIHLFYFRRYKQVYFTNVHFLKELVEETASRNKLKNFLILLCRLLAIGLLVFAFSQPFFKTNNQETKTNKAVSIYIDNSWSMNAKSDEGILFAKSKKTATEIVQAYSEYDKFQVISNELSGRNLRFLSKDDAFTAIENINLGPTVNPLSTIIRKQQQSLNNLNNLGHEIYVISDFQKKIMDLKPSDIDSTFSINFIPIQNISENNATIDTAYFSSPVIIPNQVNSLIVKLSNYGSTDLDNLSLRYELNGQDIPLSNLSIRAGKTILDTIKINIQTSGWQNLILKIKDFPIQFDDTYYLSFKVDEEINVLVIHDQQESNELLLAINSLPFFKTTSLDIGNLNYSSLKNYRLIILSDIKNITSGLGSELNKAMSEGTNLLIFPASDLKDLDYQNLNTSLQFPNLISFSRLKKEVGTINLEEEIFQDVFSNPKANFKLPYTNGSYLIKGGHPHESILNYRDGTSYLSKYSYLQGVVYFCTSPINIEYNSLVKNAEILLPFLFKAAFSGIKKSNFNYTIGQNQVITWPIQKNIVLKDMTLKLSGPEEIIPSVQMAQNQLNIEVYDQINKSGIYELKNNELSLGFVAFNENRLESDLSIFSKSQLIDLLGDKIKLLDNDKINDFTSLIKESKEKHSYWWLLILGTLLFLFLESVLIRYWKTS from the coding sequence ATGCAATTTTTATTTCCAGGTATTCTTTGGGGCTTATTTTTATTGATTATACCAATAATCATTCACCTTTTCTATTTTCGAAGATATAAGCAAGTCTATTTTACAAATGTGCATTTTCTTAAGGAATTGGTCGAAGAAACTGCTTCCAGAAATAAATTAAAAAATTTCCTTATCTTACTTTGCCGTTTATTAGCAATTGGTTTATTGGTTTTTGCTTTTTCCCAACCATTTTTTAAAACAAATAATCAAGAAACTAAAACTAATAAAGCGGTCAGTATTTATATAGATAACAGCTGGTCAATGAATGCAAAATCTGACGAGGGAATACTTTTTGCAAAATCCAAAAAAACAGCCACTGAAATTGTTCAAGCTTATTCAGAATATGATAAATTTCAAGTTATCAGTAACGAATTATCTGGCAGAAATTTACGATTTTTATCTAAAGACGATGCGTTCACCGCAATTGAAAATATTAACTTAGGTCCAACAGTTAATCCATTATCAACTATAATCAGAAAACAACAACAATCTCTTAATAATTTAAATAATTTGGGTCATGAAATATATGTTATTTCTGATTTTCAAAAAAAGATAATGGATTTAAAACCATCTGATATTGATTCTACCTTCTCTATAAATTTTATTCCAATCCAAAATATTAGTGAAAATAATGCTACTATTGACACCGCCTATTTTTCATCGCCTGTTATTATTCCAAATCAAGTTAATTCTTTAATTGTAAAATTAAGTAATTATGGCTCAACTGATTTGGATAATCTTAGCTTGAGATATGAATTAAATGGTCAGGATATTCCACTTTCAAATTTATCTATAAGAGCCGGCAAGACCATTTTAGATACCATCAAAATAAATATCCAAACATCAGGCTGGCAAAATTTAATTCTAAAAATTAAAGATTTTCCAATTCAATTCGATGATACGTATTATTTAAGTTTTAAAGTTGATGAAGAAATTAATGTTCTTGTTATTCATGATCAACAAGAATCTAATGAATTATTATTGGCCATAAATAGTCTTCCTTTTTTTAAAACTACCTCATTAGATATTGGAAATTTAAATTATAGTTCATTAAAAAATTACAGACTAATTATCTTATCTGATATTAAGAATATTACATCAGGATTGGGTTCTGAATTAAATAAAGCAATGAGCGAAGGAACTAATTTATTGATCTTTCCAGCTTCTGATTTAAAAGATCTAGATTATCAAAATCTAAACACTTCATTACAATTTCCAAATTTAATCAGTTTTTCAAGATTAAAAAAAGAAGTAGGGACCATTAATTTGGAAGAAGAAATCTTTCAAGATGTATTCAGCAACCCAAAGGCAAATTTTAAATTGCCATATACCAATGGAAGCTATTTAATTAAAGGCGGACATCCACATGAATCCATTTTAAATTATCGAGATGGAACTAGTTATTTATCAAAATATTCTTATCTTCAAGGTGTTGTTTATTTTTGTACTTCTCCAATAAATATTGAATATAATAGTTTGGTAAAAAATGCAGAGATTCTTCTTCCATTTTTATTTAAGGCAGCTTTTTCTGGAATAAAAAAATCAAATTTTAACTATACAATTGGTCAAAATCAAGTTATAACATGGCCGATTCAAAAGAATATAGTCTTAAAAGACATGACTTTAAAATTATCAGGACCAGAAGAGATCATACCATCTGTCCAAATGGCTCAAAATCAACTTAATATAGAGGTTTACGATCAAATAAATAAGTCTGGTATTTACGAACTTAAAAACAATGAGCTATCTCTAGGTTTTGTTGCCTTTAATGAAAACAGACTTGAGTCTGATTTATCGATTTTTAGTAAGTCCCAATTAATTGATTTACTTGGTGATAAAATAAAATTGCTTGATAACGATAAAATAAATGATTTTACATCATTAATTAAAGAATCTAAGGAAAAACATTCTTACTGGTGGCTTTTAATACTTGGAACTTTACTATTTTTATTCTTGGAAAGTGTTTTAATTAGGTATTGGAAGACTTCATAA